A window of the Streptomyces sp. NBC_00454 genome harbors these coding sequences:
- a CDS encoding SpoIIE family protein phosphatase, whose protein sequence is MWHSSPPGSIYDYIKVASFSIGPDGLIDQWSLRAEELFGLTPAQAVGRDPVDAFMPPELRAGGHRRVAEILDGKEWTGLVPFRIPGGDGAHGIAEIYVMPTHTESSERAALCVVVDVRALRRIESDLAASQAIFGQSPFGFLLFGTDLTVQRANRRFATVFGGNAEEHRGRTVHDYLPAHEADRMAEALRRVLETGDSVTDLQIAGSAPGSRDDRHWSINLYRVHGGTGRPIGVAGIGIDVTRRHLAAREAAGVRRNLALLNEAGHRIGNSLDLETTARELLDVTVPGFCDLAAVDLYQGLLLGDDDRPARPQGPGVPSLPGQGPGRAPSPPLRRVAFASAVSDAPLSGPGALVSVGEVHRYPAGSPGAFALRTARPRLVEGGGPESGDLVQSTLVVPLVAHDTVVGLAQFSRTKGSEPFGERDRAVAVELAARAAVCIDNARLYRREHERALILQRSLLPPGDPEAAGLDIACRYLPGNAATEVGGDWFDVIELPGHRTALVVGDVMGRGLRAAVAMGELRTAVRTLALLDLEPAEVLTALDEIARGLGAPGGSQQASRAALHSRDADRSEVYLATCVYAVYDPVTRRCTIANAGHMPPVLVEPAEEGAEPRPGLLLEIPTGLPLGVGGEPFEEVEVELPEGAMLALYTDGLVESRDHPLEEGLRGLRSALADPARPLEEVCDHVLNTLDTRHGEDDIALLMARVQGLPVDAVGDWQLPREARSVGRARELARAKLPAWGLEGLLDTTELLVSELVTNALRYGEGEIRLRLLLDRTLVCEVWDANLAQPRRRRARDTDEGGRGLQLVGLLSAGWGTRRTHRGKTVWFELPLPGAVAESVAELSAEQLLGMYG, encoded by the coding sequence TTGTGGCACAGCAGCCCGCCTGGCTCGATATATGACTACATAAAGGTCGCTTCTTTCTCGATCGGGCCGGACGGCCTCATCGACCAGTGGAGTCTGCGCGCCGAGGAACTCTTCGGGCTGACCCCGGCACAGGCCGTGGGCCGTGACCCGGTCGACGCCTTCATGCCGCCGGAGCTGCGTGCCGGCGGCCACCGCCGGGTGGCCGAGATCCTCGACGGCAAGGAATGGACCGGCCTGGTCCCCTTCCGGATCCCGGGCGGGGACGGGGCGCACGGGATCGCCGAGATCTATGTGATGCCCACCCACACCGAATCCTCGGAGCGGGCCGCGCTCTGCGTCGTGGTCGACGTACGCGCGCTGCGGCGGATCGAATCCGATCTGGCCGCCTCGCAGGCGATATTCGGTCAATCTCCTTTCGGCTTCCTGCTCTTTGGTACGGACCTCACGGTGCAGCGCGCCAACCGCCGTTTCGCCACCGTGTTCGGCGGCAACGCCGAGGAACACCGCGGCCGCACCGTCCACGACTACCTGCCCGCGCACGAGGCCGACCGGATGGCCGAGGCGCTGCGCCGGGTCCTGGAGACCGGCGACTCGGTCACCGATCTCCAGATCGCCGGATCCGCCCCCGGCAGCCGGGACGACCGCCACTGGTCCATCAACCTCTACCGGGTCCACGGCGGCACCGGACGCCCCATCGGGGTCGCCGGCATCGGCATCGACGTCACCCGCCGCCACCTCGCCGCCCGCGAGGCCGCCGGGGTCCGCCGCAACCTGGCCCTGCTCAACGAGGCCGGACACCGCATCGGCAACTCCCTCGACCTGGAGACCACCGCCCGCGAACTCCTCGACGTCACCGTCCCCGGCTTCTGCGACCTGGCCGCCGTCGACCTCTACCAGGGGCTGCTCCTCGGCGACGACGACCGCCCCGCCCGGCCCCAGGGCCCGGGCGTGCCCAGCCTGCCCGGCCAGGGCCCCGGCCGGGCGCCCTCGCCGCCGCTGCGGAGGGTGGCCTTCGCCTCCGCGGTGTCGGACGCGCCGCTGTCGGGTCCGGGCGCGCTGGTCTCCGTAGGAGAGGTCCACCGGTATCCGGCCGGATCGCCGGGCGCGTTCGCGCTGCGGACGGCGCGGCCGCGGCTGGTGGAAGGGGGCGGCCCGGAATCGGGCGACCTCGTCCAGTCCACGCTCGTCGTCCCGCTCGTCGCGCACGACACCGTGGTCGGACTCGCGCAGTTCTCCCGCACCAAGGGCAGCGAACCCTTCGGGGAACGGGACCGGGCGGTCGCGGTCGAACTCGCCGCACGGGCCGCCGTCTGCATCGACAACGCACGGCTCTACCGGCGCGAACACGAGCGCGCGCTGATACTGCAGCGCAGCCTGCTGCCCCCCGGCGACCCGGAGGCGGCCGGGCTCGACATCGCCTGCCGCTACCTGCCGGGCAACGCGGCCACCGAGGTCGGCGGCGACTGGTTCGACGTCATCGAGCTGCCGGGCCACCGCACGGCGCTGGTCGTCGGCGACGTCATGGGCCGGGGACTGCGGGCCGCCGTGGCCATGGGCGAACTGCGCACCGCCGTACGGACCCTGGCGCTGCTCGACCTGGAACCGGCCGAGGTGCTCACCGCGCTGGACGAGATCGCCCGGGGACTCGGCGCCCCCGGCGGCTCCCAGCAGGCCTCGCGGGCCGCCCTGCACTCACGGGACGCGGACCGCTCCGAGGTGTACCTCGCGACGTGCGTCTACGCGGTGTACGACCCGGTGACGCGGCGCTGCACGATAGCGAACGCGGGCCACATGCCGCCCGTTCTGGTGGAACCGGCCGAGGAGGGCGCCGAGCCGCGGCCCGGACTGCTCCTGGAGATCCCGACGGGACTGCCGCTGGGCGTGGGCGGGGAGCCCTTCGAGGAGGTCGAGGTCGAACTCCCGGAGGGCGCGATGCTCGCGCTGTACACGGACGGCCTGGTCGAATCGCGGGACCACCCGCTGGAAGAAGGCCTACGGGGCCTGCGGTCCGCGCTGGCAGACCCGGCGCGGCCCCTGGAGGAGGTCTGCGACCACGTCCTGAACACCCTCGACACCCGGCACGGGGAGGACGACATCGCCCTCCTGATGGCCCGGGTCCAGGGCCTCCCGGTGGACGCCGTCGGCGACTGGCAGCTGCCGCGCGAGGCCCGCTCGGTGGGCCGGGCGCGGGAACTGGCGCGGGCGAAGCTGCCCGCCTGGGGCCTGGAGGGGCTGCTCGACACCACGGAGCTGCTGGTGAGCGAGCTGGTCACCAACGCCCTGCGCTACGGCGAGGGCGAGATCCGGCTGCGGCTGCTGCTGGACCGGACCCTGGTGTGCGAGGTCTGGGACGCCAACCTGGCGCAGCCCAGGCGGCGTCGGGCGCGCGACACCGACGAGGGCGGCCGGGGCCTGCAGCTGGTCGGGCTGCTGTCGGCCGGCTGGGGCACCCGGCGCACGCACCGGGGCAAGACGGTCTGGTTCGAACTCCCGCTCCCGGGCGCGGTGGCCGAGTCGGTGGCCGAGCTCTCGGCGGAGCAGCTGCTGGGCATGTACGGGTAG
- a CDS encoding (deoxy)nucleoside triphosphate pyrophosphohydrolase: MTVRVVVGGALFHDGCLLAARRSAPPELAGRWELPGGKTEPGESVPEALVRELREELGVETEALERIPGEWPLKPGLVLHVWTARLLSGEPVALEDHDELRWLGPEELDSVDWLDQDRPAVAEAGRRLRAGAGAGAGAGS, encoded by the coding sequence ATGACTGTACGAGTGGTCGTGGGCGGAGCCCTTTTTCATGACGGGTGCCTGCTGGCGGCGCGGCGCAGTGCGCCCCCGGAGCTCGCCGGACGCTGGGAGCTCCCGGGCGGCAAGACCGAGCCGGGCGAATCCGTGCCCGAGGCGCTCGTGCGGGAGCTGCGCGAGGAGCTCGGCGTGGAGACCGAGGCGCTGGAGCGGATCCCGGGGGAGTGGCCGCTGAAGCCCGGACTCGTCCTGCACGTGTGGACGGCCCGGCTGCTCTCCGGTGAGCCGGTCGCGCTGGAGGATCACGACGAGCTGCGCTGGCTCGGCCCCGAGGAGCTCGACTCGGTGGACTGGCTCGACCAGGACCGGCCCGCGGTCGCCGAGGCCGGGCGCAGGCTGCGCGCCGGAGCGGGCGCGGGTGCCGGCGCCGGAAGCTGA
- a CDS encoding PspA/IM30 family protein, giving the protein MSKQSILGRVTQLAKANINALLDQAEDPQKMLDQLIRDYTNNISEAEQAVATTIGNLRMLEADHKEDVDAAAEWGSKALAASKKADELRTDGTPGTAADADKFDNLAKVALGRQMQSEKEAKTAEPTIAAQTEVVDKLKSGLDSMKNKLTELTAKRDELVARAKTAQAQNTMMDAVKNIDVMDPTSDLNRFEDKVRREEAMALGKQELAASSLDAQFESLDDLGKTSEIEARLAALKATA; this is encoded by the coding sequence ATGAGCAAGCAGAGCATCCTCGGCCGGGTCACCCAGCTCGCCAAGGCCAACATCAACGCGCTGCTGGACCAGGCCGAGGACCCGCAGAAGATGCTGGACCAGCTGATCCGCGACTACACGAACAACATCTCGGAGGCGGAGCAGGCCGTCGCCACCACCATCGGCAACCTGCGGATGCTGGAGGCGGACCACAAGGAGGACGTGGACGCGGCCGCCGAGTGGGGTTCCAAGGCCCTCGCGGCGAGCAAGAAGGCCGACGAACTGCGGACGGACGGCACCCCGGGCACGGCGGCGGACGCGGACAAGTTCGACAACCTCGCCAAGGTGGCCCTCGGCCGGCAGATGCAGTCGGAGAAGGAGGCGAAGACGGCCGAGCCGACGATCGCCGCCCAGACCGAGGTGGTCGACAAACTCAAGTCCGGTCTGGACTCGATGAAGAACAAGCTGACCGAGCTGACGGCCAAGCGCGACGAACTGGTGGCCCGCGCCAAGACCGCGCAGGCGCAGAACACGATGATGGACGCGGTCAAGAACATCGACGTGATGGACCCGACGAGCGACCTCAACCGCTTCGAGGACAAGGTACGCCGCGAGGAGGCCATGGCCCTGGGCAAGCAGGAGCTGGCCGCGTCCTCCCTGGACGCCCAGTTCGAGTCCCTGGACGACCTGGGCAAGACCTCGGAGATCGAGGCCCGCCTGGCCGCCCTGAAGGCGACGGCCTGA
- a CDS encoding ATP-binding protein, with translation MIGVIDTDGECAEWAFPAEPGAVRTARHAVRGTLRDWGLESVGDVTVLLVSELVTNSLRYASGPIGVRLVRRNPAVADAVAGPALLVEVSDPLPDPPRERVAQPDDEGGRGLHLVAVSAQRWGTRHGKSGKTVWFELALPGE, from the coding sequence GTGATCGGCGTGATCGACACAGACGGTGAATGCGCCGAGTGGGCCTTCCCGGCGGAACCCGGCGCCGTCCGCACCGCCCGCCACGCGGTGCGCGGCACCCTCCGCGACTGGGGCCTCGAGTCCGTCGGCGATGTCACCGTACTGCTGGTCAGCGAGCTGGTCACCAACTCCCTGCGCTACGCCTCGGGCCCCATCGGGGTCCGGCTGGTACGGCGCAATCCGGCCGTCGCCGACGCGGTCGCGGGTCCGGCACTTCTCGTGGAGGTTTCCGATCCGCTTCCGGATCCGCCCCGCGAGCGCGTCGCCCAACCCGACGACGAGGGCGGGCGCGGACTCCACCTGGTGGCCGTCTCGGCACAGCGCTGGGGCACCCGGCACGGGAAGTCGGGCAAGACCGTGTGGTTCGAATTGGCTCTTCCTGGTGAGTAA